The Rosa rugosa chromosome 3, drRosRugo1.1, whole genome shotgun sequence sequence AAAAGCTGTTGATCGATGCTCACTTGCTCACTGCTAAGAAATAGAAGAGAAGCTGGAGAAGAAGATATGATACTCACTTTACTATTGGGACCACAAGATAGCAGACTATGATCATGATGATTTGTTCTTGATTGGTGCATCTGTTGAAGACCAAAGGAATTATGCCTAatttccttgttgtatatgccAAGGGTATCATGTGAATTAGAAGGCTCATGAGCACTAAATCTCGAAGAAGCTAAGAGATCAATAGCCTGCAAGTTCATGTCTGAGGAGCCACAGCTTGAGATTGCTGACGACGGCGACGACTGTTGGTTTAAGTTGGAAATATTTATGCTGGGATAAATTTGGCTGAAGTATTGCCCTCCTGATCTCCCAGGCATCAATTGAGTAAAATTCTGGACATGGGTGTTATTTGAGCTGTAAaattgttgatgatgatgatgatgataatctCCAGCTAATGAAATTTGATGATTAATTCCAGAAGAGGACAAGGTCTTGAGCAAGAGTTTTTCACTGAGATCATTCATCATCATTTCTTTCTGCTCATTCTTTATAAGGCCGAGGCTTGTAGGAGTAGGAAAGTGGTAGTCATCATCATCAAGGTTAATACTAGTGGTGGAGGGGCTGGTCAGCATTTGTGTAAATTTTGGAAAGTTTGAatctgatgaagatgatgagagCTCTTCCTTAATACTACTACTGCTTCCAGCTCTATTCAAATTATTACTACTGCTAGGAGGCCAGCAGTGAAAACCCAAATCTGGTACCATATTAATAGAACTACTACTGTTGAAGCTTGAATTTGATGGGTTGCTCCTGCACAAACAGTCAATCAGGAGAAAATTAGATTTCAGAATTTTCAAACTGGAACTTGGCCccttttcttattttatttgtttttttttcttgtacttaattaaaaagatgatcaaaggatttcactcataCCCCcgtggtgactcgaacccaggacctTGATCTTAGgtgtgggtgctctaaccaacAAGAAAAAATTGTTGATAAAATTTAATAAAACTTTACTTTTAATTGCTATATGGTATCACTATCCCATCATCAAGTTTTCCATGATAATGTTGATTCAAAGTGATAAGAGATCATGTACTCTATACTGCGTATTGTACTATTACCTCAtaactatatttttttttaatccaatTGAAAACTTCTTAGACCTATAATATTTACTAAAAGACACTAACAGAAAAACCTTAATTAACAAGAACATGAGAAGCAAAGCAAATTCAAGGGATAGACATCAAATCAGAAATTGAATAATAAGAGAGAGATttattaattcaattttttttaaattaacttACATTTAGTTCTTATACTACATGAGCATAACTTTCAGAAAGAATGTTCACTGTTGAATGCTCAAAGATACAATTCTATACAgaaagggagggagggagaaagagagagagagacttacaAATTAGTGGTgttagtagtagtagtagtagtagtaggcTGGGTCCAAGCATGCTTGATTCCAACTCCATAGTAAGATGGGGCAGTAgctaaagaagaggaagaagaagacccgAGATGACCAAGATTCTCTTGGAGCTGATGATGCTGGTGATGGAGATTTGCAGACTCCATATGCAATGATAATAtaatttctctttctttttaaaGGCTTGAAAATCCCAAGATCGATAAAGCAATTAAAATTAGGGTAATTAATCAAAGTATACAAGCTATCGTTAATCTGCTCATGGAATTGGAATCTCTCTCACTCAAATCAAAGATGGATGGAAAACCAAGTACTCAGGTgacagccacatatatatacatatatacctTACCTTGCTGCTTTTAGCTCGTCACTTTTTTCTGCGTTTGCCCTTTACTCTCTTTCAAGTTTGCATCGATCTTATTAATTAAAGTAGAAGccttgaaaagaaagaaagaaagagagagagcgtGAGCTACTCGATCTTATTCATTTCCATACGGaccatatatatacacatacttctctctctttctgatcGACTTTAATTGTttatctttctctttttttccttttcagctCTTGTTTCTCTCTCTTATGATAATATGATATGCACACTCTCTGGTATCTAGATAGCTAGCAAGCAACTAAAGCAAGCTGCAATTAGAGGCAGATGATTATATACTTGAATTAATATTCATTCCACTATGTCATGATTAATTGAGACCCTGCCTTCGATCCCAAGGCTGTCAACCAACGCCTCACAAGACAAATGATAATCAccacgctctctctctctctctctctctctcttttttttttttcctctctgaaCCCCACATGTCGATAGTTATATATCTCCCATCTGGAATGGTCGGTAAGTATATACCTACAAGATGGCAAATAGAAGTTCTCGATCTGCAGTAGAACTAGTTTACAATTCTGTCCAGCTAATGGTCgaagttatttatttacttttaccttttttttttctgaggaGATCGAGTGGGGAACTTGACAGTGTCAAGAATCTTTCTATATTATGAAGAaccgaacaaaaaaaaaatatgaaaaaatatatatgtcacTAAATTACGTAATGttcaaaattaaaaagctaTAATAGTAAGAGTTTTAGAAAAGAGATGAAAATACCTGATCAATCAAATTCTATATTTCTTTTCATGGTCAAAATATGTTATTCGTTCAGGAATTTTCATAAATACTGCAAGACAAAGTTGTATACCAGAAGAACAATTTGACTTGGGCATGACTGCATGTATACCAGAAGAACAATTTGACTAGCTAGGGCATAAGTAACTATCTTCACTATCGTTCTTGGTGGTGATTACTTGGTGAACATCGATCACTTTCATTAGAAAAAGCGCAAGTCATGCTCAAATGGCCATGGTAATCTTGAAGAGGCCAATTAAGGACAAAAGAGAACGATGATTGCATCCTCCTCCTCTTTTTGGTGTTTAAGATGCGCACGTACACTCACAAGTTTAGCATTTGATTTGAACCGATCCTAGCTAGCTTGTTCTATCAGAAGTTACTAACTAGCTAGCTACCACTTTGACCATGCTTTACACATTTGAAGTTAGATCCATATATGTGTATCTGAAATCCTATCTTAATTTCCAGTAGTTAATGCACCTTCTACTCCCATGCATTGAAAGTCTACTATTACGTACCATAATGAGATTAAGGTTTTCCTAACTGTTCGGAATAATTGATCGATGATGAAATGTCAATTCAGTTATATCGTTATATGTAGATTGAGATCTTTGTACTTTGACTGATCGGAATATGGTTGGTCCCTAGAGCTTCttgcatatgtatatataacgTAAGATTAAGAGACTTCGATCTATTTGTATGAAGTTTCAAAGTGTATGTTCAACGACTGCACAGTTGCTTTCTTATCTTGGTCAACCTACATGACTGGTCTGGTGACTGATCTGGTCGACTTTTTAGCTTTTGATCCGATGGATCCTCAATCTTTAATTTCTAAAGCAACTTTATTGGATGCATGGAAGCTGAGTAGGTTTAACCAAAACAAATTGAACATCACATCATTTCTAAATCAAATACTCGATCGATTTTTGATATATCAATCTATAGCTAGGGAATCTAAAATGTTGTGGTTCCAAACAAGTTAATTAAGAGTGATATATAGATCTATGATGAACAAATCAAAGAGACTGTATGCAATACCATACAGTTAATGAAGATCTAATCAAAGCATGCATATTTAAGAAGCTTGTAAATTCTAAAGTGAAGAAAAAAGACGTAGTTAATCTGGTTTAATCTAGATCCTTGGGAAGCAAACGCGAGATTAGATCAGATAGTTTTCACAAAATAGTCCTTGTGAGGGTTGAGAGGAGATAAAAAGTCTCATCTTATTGTCCAATCATATCACTAGTGGCAAACAAAACTCCAATCCAATAACCCTCTTGCCTAGACAAAATTTTGTGTTTGATGTACACCTTGTAACTACACTTGTCTGctactttttttttcaaaaccatTTTTAGAGTATTCTCAATCCCTCACTATTTAGTATACCGTGTATTATACATACTTTGAAGTCATTAATTTCAAGCTTATGAGAAATACATGAAAAAAGACACTCTCAATTGAGAAATGTTATGTATcatatctttcttcttcttgtatcTCAAAATGGGAAGAAGGATATGATCGAGTCTTACTATAGATTAGATTAAACTCACTAGCCATTATTTGGCATATAatatattttggtaaaaaacagagaaattaaatatgaaGTTGAGCATGATTAAGTTGTCATTGTCCATCATCATCAAAGAAGTAGGGGCTTAAGCTAGCAATGTATAATAATTATTTGATCAACCCCACAAAGTTCACATCAGACGAAAAAGGGGAATGTGAGATCAGGAGCATGGGCAATGGCAACCTTCACTTTACTTTTAGCTGCTCTTTCGCCTTTTTAGCTAGCCTTCCAGCATGCCCACCCATTCTTACTACTATTATAATTTAACTGCATTACATGAATTTgtttatgtatatattttgttcaattcaaactatttttttcttcttctttaaagcTTTGCTTCTTTATCGATCGTgtgctttttctttcttcatctctttctctctttctttctttcatgaCTTGCTCATCACCTTTTCGATATTTCCTAGCCTTACTATCTTCCAAGATTCATTTTCACTAAAGCTGCTTCTACATTGGTTTACAAtagaaatttcaattattaTTTTCACTTTCATGATTCTTCAAAGATTTTCCCACCCCTTaagaaaatctctctctctctcttttttttttttttttaactacaaATTCAGGCCACGACCTGCAATTAAATACACCCTATCGAAATGTAGACAGTTAACTAGATAGCTAGAATTGACAACACAATATGTAAATTAGGGTTTTAAATCAATAGTTTATAATGAGGTACAGATACGTTCATGTTAAGTATCATAGTTAGACAGTCAGATTATATCGTTATTACGTTAAATAATCAATTATATAACAATACTAAAAAACAGTATCTATCTAATGAACGACGTATCACATTGTATGTATCTCCACAAATGAAAAGTATACTTCCACATATTTATGTGATCATTAGTGAGACACCAACTTTAGATTCTTTCTTTAATAATGACAATTAAGAGGGAATGAAAAATCACATCACAACTTCTAGTAAAACAAACTAACAAAGTAACCAAACTATGAGCATCAGTTGAAAGGTCTTTTCTCTACCTTCCTTTCTTCAATGCATGTGAGTCATAGGAATGAGAAAGAATAAGGAAGCAGATAAACTTCAATTTttaagggtggggtgggctaaggtttttttttattattaaaaaaaaaatcaatttttaaGGTTCTATATTACTTGATTTTCTTAAGTATTGACCAATAATTAAACTGAACTCTCTGAGATTTTTTTCCCCCTATCATATTTTCTAACAAATTAATAATACGTGCAACGCACTAAAAGCAAGTTGCCATGATTAATGCCTTTAGGGTCCATAACCACCATTAAACTAAGAAGAAAATTAGGGCCTTTTGGAGTCTTGCCAGTCAACGCTAAGTCTGTGTTACTCAACCCTACTGTTTCTATTTTCCGATCAAAAACATAAAGCCCTAGCCAACTTTATTGTACAGTATACATTTTTTCAAATTACATAAACAATTTTTGTCTGCTCACTTTAGTATATAATTGGTACGTACATAACGCTGTGTTTTTAATTAGTGTTAAATTAATTTTGTTTATTAACTTTCTAGTTTATGTAATATGGAGCGAAATAGAACCTTCTTGATTCACATCCTAATCACTAACCAAAGACGTCAGCTTTACATTTCGAAATTGATTAGTCGTATAAATAAATTAGTTACTGAAATTATTGCTAAACCTAGAAAGATTAAacattcttttattttctccaTGTAGTCTACTTCTCTACTACTCTACTAGCTGGTGATTAGATTATGAGGCCATAGATATGACTTAGAAGATGTTAAAACAACTTTAATTGCTGCAAACAAGGGGcatatattatttttctttttgaaatgaTGTGATGGTAAACACAAAAGATCTATATGTTATAACATATGTGATATTTTTACCCTAAAAAGTGAGcactatttttcatttttccttcaataaaGGAGGATATAAAACTCTCAGGGTGAAGTTAATTAAGCACTAATCATTTCTGCCCCTGTTTTAATATAGATCATTATTGGGTGATGCTTTTCCACTTGAGGATATAATAAGCACTTTTTAAGTCAAATAATACATGGTAAAACCCTTAAAAGGAGGTCTTAAAAGTTGCAGGATTTAATTAAGATATGTTGAGATAGAAGACAAAtaactgcaagtctgcaacagAAGAATATATGCTTGTTAATAAGTTGCAGAATTTGCCATACCTATATTTCTTTAATTGCTTTCACTTCCCACTcaaataaaaacatatatataatttcattGTTTTATGCGATTCCAACATCTTCCCAGCTTAGCTCTATATAAATTAATAGATCACCAACAACGATCTACCTATTCTTTGCCTCTTTTGCAACCAGAACTGCACTAAGATCTTGCCAGAAATGTTTCTGCATTTGCATTGATAAATGGAATTGCCTCAAAAGTTCATACCAGAATAATCAACAATTCTGTGAACTAATTAAGCAGGTAAAACATAAGATGGGTTACTAAAAAGTATTAAATCTATACAAGCAAAGAGACTGTGTTGCTTTTGTGCAGTAAAACTCTTGTTATCATATAAAACCTAGAAACATCTTACCACAGCGATCCATGTACATTGCGAAGAAGATCTGCAAAGAATCAAAGTTACAAAAGAACACAGTCATTAGAAAATTGTTAGACTTGTTTAAAGTATAAATGCTAGAAGTGAAAAAGAGACTTTGCTGATTCCacctaaaaaatgaaaagaaagaaagaaagtgtGCCGAGGAATAGCGTATCTGTAGCACAGGGTGTACCTTAGTACTTACTACTTACCGAGAACAATTAAAGGGGGTGGACGTGTTTATTAACATATTTCCACTTTTGTTTGCGCCTCACAGCTCTTTGAGATTTTTGGGCCCAATGACATGTATCTTTGCAAGTTCAAACCCAACTACTCAGTCGTAAACTTTTCTCTCAAATTTATCATCTATAaacccctccccccccccccccccccccccttctttGTATGATTGAAGCAGACAGCTGATAAAGATGCGAATGTTATTGAATGAATTGGATCAAGAAATAACTTTCCTTAAAAAAGAATGGTAGATTTATTACGATTACGAACAAAAAAACTTATAATTATTCATACATCAGAAACACACAGGACTTGCATTAATTCAAGGGCTAAACTTTGCTGGTTGCAATGTGATCGCAAAAAAAATACTGCTATTGTATTGGAATACTTACCCAACTAATGAAATGGGCGACACACTGAAATAATACATAGAGGAAGATCCTCATTCCTCAACATAAAAACACACTAAGCCTTCCTTTGTTTCTTTGCTGCAGATGCATCTTCCAGCTCTACTCCGTTTTCAAGCTCACTTTCTATCCAGGCTTCAGGATCTAACTCATCAGTAATGGAGCCCGCCAACTTCTTATTTACACCTTTATCACATCTTCTCCTCTTCAATTCTCGAATACGGTTAATATCGATCTTACCACAGCTTTTAGGAACATCGAGAATCTTGCATCTTGTGCTCTGATCGTCCAATTCCCCTCTTATTGGCTTGATCTCACCACCACTATCCTTAACAATACTCCTATTATTCGTCTGGCATGGTAAAGCATCCTTCCCAGTAAGATTGTTCTCACCTCCAAGATTTTGCCTACATGTAGACATAACAGACTCTCCTCCTAATCCTCTATCATCCACAGTGGCACCATGCCTAGAATGCTGGTCTACCATTGCTTCACTTGAAATACATGATTGAGGGCTACTATCAATTGGCTTTCTGGATAAAATTTCAGGTTGAACGGCCTTCCCAGTTTTAGCTGGTAGAGGCTTGAACATACTATGCATCCGCTGAATGACCTCTGAGAAATAACAAAAACGTCATTAACATCAGAAAAGGAATCTGTTCAAATTTAAACTCAGGGATGCAAATAGGACACTATGCCTGACCAATAAGTTTACTACTTAAGGAAACCCCTACCATGAATCTCGAACTATATAGAAAAGAGAATACCAGGCTAGGAAACTACACTAAGAAAAGATCAACCATGCTTCATATACGGCCTGGCTAGGTTTTAGAAAGATGAATCAACACGTTACTTAAACAGATAAATCATcaaacagaaggaaagaaacggaagaaaaggagaaaggaaTTGCAACTAACCATCTAACTGTTTCGGCGTAACATCAAACTCCAGCCACCAAACTTTTCCCTTCTCTTTAGGTAGTTTCACCTTTTGAAAATTAGCAGCAAGAGCGACTGAACCAGCTGCAATGTAATGGGGCTTGTACTGCAAGCACAATGATGTGCGAAGCCTACCCATCCATATTCATAAGAAAGATTTCATCATGCAAAAGACAAACATAAAATCCAACTTTACATCTCCACCAGGATGCATACACAGAGCTCTGCTAATAAGGTAAGAATATATCCTCACCAATCATTCACAAAACTCCATGCTGCCTTAGCAAGGTCAGGGAGAAGATCTAATCTCTTTAGAGCAGCAACAAGTATCTTGTATGGAAGCTGAATGTCCAGATCAAAGCCAATTGTTGACAGCAGAAGTCTCTCCGCAACTAGGATCAATTCCTTTTGCTTATTGAGAAATTCCTACATGCGGAAGGTGAATTTAAGCAAGAATGATTACAATGAAACATTGCATCAAATGAGTGTCCACGTACTTTTTGTCTGATTCGGTGCAAGGCAGATGAATCAAATTTGTGCACCATCTCATATGCCACCACAACAACATCATTCAGATAGCGTGGTGTATCTTCTGCTTTGCATGCGAGAAAGATGCTCGCAGTTGCCACCGTCTGTAAGATGTTTACAATCACATAAATAAAAAAGGCACACTTACtaaagctaaataaaatgaaaaaactgtTGGGCATCTCTATCTTTGTTAAGTGTGAACCCTATGTATGCAAAATAAAGTTTTATTTAACATTATTCACACACAAAATCTTTACCTGCCAACCATTCTTAGCGTGAGATTGACGCATATAAAACTGGTGGCACAACATCATTGCAGATGATATTGTCAGCTGAGGCCTGAAGGATATATAATATCAATCACCTTGTTATTGATTATTTTTGCCATGGAATTGCAATGAAATAAGTGATGAGAAGTTGCATGACATAAAGGGAAAACAGGATATCAAAGATATTTTTCcccaaaaaaatatttaatataGCAGCTGATACAATCATTGGAAGGTGATCTTCTCCAGGTGAGAGATACTAAGATGTTTGGATGATTATGAAggaaaattttaataaaaaatcaaaagagaacTAGCGCACAACTCATAGAACTAGacttaaaacaaataaagaactAGCTCAATCAACAGCCAGATCATCCTGCCGACACAATAGACATGCGCAAAAATTGATTCACTGATACAGAAAGAACACGCCTTcaacaatcatgggagttcacaTTCTTGTTATGTAAGATTGATAGGCAAGCAAGCAGAAGCCACCACGATGTTCAAGCAAAGAGAAAATACAGCCTACGTTTGTAGAATACCTAAAATCAACTTGACCAGGCAAAGCTAGTACATATAAGCAGAGACTAGATGACCATTCTATTGAAATCAATGAGCAAAGACATAACATACAATGAAAAGAACCTCAAAATTTCAGAACTAATAGCCCTAAGATACAATCAACATCCGAATCAAAGTTTCTGAACTTACACTTTAAGCTTCATCCCAATGTCCTGAAGAAACGAGCAGTATAAACTCCGCAAGTGCGACTCTTTCTTCGTGCTAATGCCATCCCTCCGGGACGGAGAGTCTTCGATTTCCTGTTTCGTAAAATACCACTTTCTCACAGGACACTGAGCCTCCTGTGGAATGCACATGCTTGTCGAAGCTTTCGCAATTCCCTGCTCTGAAGGATTCTCAGGCACCGGCCTCGCCATACTCATCTTTTCAATCCAATAAGTTCAAAACATGATATTAGGCTCAAACTATGACACATAAATCCAACAATCTGACGTATAGGAAACTCAAATGGACATAAGCATTTACTGCAACTTCAAAGCGAAAAATTGAACTCACTCAGCAACCTAAACAATCAATCAAAGAGTTAAAGCTAAACCATAACAGTGCAATTCCAATTCAAAGGTCTGTATCCTCGAGCCCAAAACAGTGATGATCGAAAGGGAAAGACTACAACTGAAAATTCCAAATCTTTAGTAACAATGCAAGTTCAGAACACCATGAATTAGTAGTAAAGAACAAAACTTACCAAATCAGTAATTCGAATTTCGCAGCCGATTGAATGATTAGAGACCTCGAAATCGAAATTAACAGACTTTCAATGAATTCCCGGAAGAAAACGAAGCGAATTGAATGGAGCGATTCGAAGGCGGCGTAATTGGGAATTTAGGGATTTCGGAAACCCTAGCTTCCGCCGTCGGGCGGTCAGATAAGGAAAACTTAATTTCTTTTTGGAAGTTTAAAAATTTTCAGATTGAAGTCGACGACCGAGTTGACGTTgactccaattttttttttttttttgggcaaagtGAGTCTCTTTCTTCGCAGGCACGCAATGCGCGTAGAAGTACGCGCTAAACTGACAAGTGGGTCTTTGGAAAGTTGACATAGAACAGGACATGTCGGTTGGGCCGTTTGAGAGCATGGATTAGGCCATCCATAAATGGGCTCAAGGCCCAAAAACATTAATCTTGTGACAATTCATAATTTTCCAAAATTAGCGATGGTGAAGTTTCCCACTTTCCCTAATATGAGACATCTATTTTTGGAAAATGAACGTATATTAAGTGTGTTTAATCTCACcgtatctatactattattaaaagaagagTCTTTGTTTGCCAAAATCTAATATTTTGATAGAATTGACtatagaagattaataaactttgagaattaattaaatcacaaggataattaagacatttacaaaatgtatttttattaaaaaaaatacccacaaccctcttttctctctcccattttcttttctctgcaataaccaattttcttttttaataagcttttgcacatgcagagcatgtgtggagaaatgctagtTTTATATTAAATTTAAAGGTAAATGACTAAATTTTGTGGTATTATGGTGAAGAGGTGCATTTTTAAGGGAGAATATCATAAACAATTAATCGACTGTGACTCATTCgatactttggtcactcaattttgaaatatatcactttggtgaCTTAACTATTACTCTGTTAATCACTTTGCTAAATACTGCATCAAACTATAAAATCTCGCTTTAGTCACTTCTCTCAATCAATTCAATTCAGACTTCTCAGTTTTCTAAGGCTGGTTGGACGTAAATATCCTTGATATTgtggcaatttttttttttaaccaaaaacataacaaagtgattaaagtgaatACCATaattaaagttgagtgaccaaaatgatatatttaaaacaaaaaatgagtgaccaaagtgtcaaacagaTAAAAATTGAGTGATCATTTGTAATATTatgttttaaacttttaatgtATCTTTCTGCAACTACGTGCTAAACTTATTAGTGGGTAACGTTGTTCAGTGTCGTTTGGGCTCGTTGAGCATAGAACTTAGCCATCGAAATGGGCTTGAGGCTCAAAATCCCTTATTGGCTGAGCTTGTGTCAGCCGTCACAACCAAATCACCGTCGTCGTACTAATCCCTTATTGCTAACCACCAGCACCACCTTTTTATTATTACCAATTTGACTGAGATGACAACTTAATCAATATCATATGATTATACGTCACACATCCACTTCTCAAAAGCACGGCCAAAATTGGTAATTAAGGCTTTCACTTTTGCTTACCAAAAGAGTCGGCCATTCATATTACTATATTCTTTTGTAATGGATTCAACCTTTACCTTCTACATTTTACCTTTCATATTGTGAGATGACCAAAGTGATCTCATGTAAGTTGAAGTGAGATGCAATTATAATGATTCATTGATTACGAAAATGACTTCTTGATTCACGGAAGTGAAGAAAGATGCAAATCAAAATCCATCACCTCCACGGTTCCACCAAATCAAAGATTCTTGACTTTTCACCTCTTCTTTTCCTATCTTATTCTCaattctttttcaaaaaaacaGACAAAACATTAATAAATTGACAGTAAACCAACTCATGATTACAAAACAAACTTAGTTCTTCTAATGGTATTTTCTCGAccacaactagaaaacaaaccTTTCATTGGCCTAATAATGTTTTTCCTTATATATAAAAGTAGCTCAGATCCAAATTAATTCGCgttctctttaaaaaaaaaattatagaaaaaTTATATACACCGTAATGaatttgtttggacccaaaatgaacattttggcctgacaaggcacgtcttggagaaattgagccaatgtcagtggctcaagctatatattgtcaacaagctcgaaatatatatttagaggctaaataaagcctactatggaagcatggaagcatgaaaagttaactttagcacattttcctacttcggctaggaaaaaccaagctaaacaaggaaggaggggcggcagactaaccaaatgaaatctaaatgagctaaaactttccagattaattctagaaagcccaaggatcatttcttatgaagagtgtcatagctagatttgagtggaaggccttcaaacaatcagtccaattttctacagaagcaaaactggaaaactggacctataagaggtccagcagcatttccagcccaaccgcatggaataaagctctgaaaatttgtcaggatgatctacactcatagtggaacattttttatgaagaagtcgaaggctcattctgaaggcttgttggagaaataattgaaggaataaaggggcagaaactgacctaaaaccagctcaatattcacatgttcatgtttcctacccacatgaagaaagctagatgcttttctttttttccttggatatatttttctacaacaatctctttaatagatcatcatcacttccatgtttttgcaccttcatgccttgctttcatttcatcatttctctatctttttcatattttacaaatcactttcatactccactttcattatttttcttccactcatcatttcactcttctttttcttccctatataaacaccttctcctctcattctaaaaacacacatacacattcacaacacaacatcaaaacatctctaagatgatctaagttctctctagagcaacctctctaagagcaactcctctccttctctttctcttaccagtgatcacactcctagtcctagtcttctcagaagccgactttcagtgccaccaaaccctctgtaaacgtgcttcggtcctagtctcctcgggagccgacggtagtgccgcgaccacaacggtta is a genomic window containing:
- the LOC133740528 gene encoding transcription factor bHLH110 isoform X2, whose protein sequence is MESANLHHQHHQLQENLGHLGSSSSSSLATAPSYYGVGIKHAWTQPTTTTTTTNTTNLSNPSNSSFNSSSSINMVPDLGFHCWPPSSSNNLNRAGSSSSIKEELSSSSSDSNFPKFTQMLTSPSTTSINLDDDDYHFPTPTSLGLIKNEQKEMMMNDLSEKLLLKTLSSSGINHQISLAGDYHHHHHQQFYSSNNTHVQNFTQLMPGRSGGQYFSQIYPSINISNLNQQSSPSSAISSCGSSDMNLQAIDLLASSRFSAHEPSNSHDTLGIYNKEIRHNSFGLQQMHQSRTNHHDHSLLSCGPNSKISSFENEITEVKRPGSLIEPKATQAAAPKKSRLESRTPCPPLKVRKEKLGDRIATLQQLVAPFGKTDTASVLMEAIGYIKFLQNQTLSVPYMKSSRNNKPSKAMLQRGVIEINGSNGDHERKRDLRSRGLCLVPLSCMSYVTAGTDAANATAGVSGSVNWPSPNYGHGGT
- the LOC133740528 gene encoding transcription factor bHLH110 isoform X1, which gives rise to MESANLHHQHHQLQENLGHLGSSSSSSLATAPSYYGVGIKHAWTQPTTTTTTTNTTNLSNPSNSSFNSSSSINMVPDLGFHCWPPSSSNNLNRAGSSSSIKEELSSSSSDSNFPKFTQMLTSPSTTSINLDDDDYHFPTPTSLGLIKNEQKEMMMNDLSEKLLLKTLSSSGINHQISLAGDYHHHHHQQFYSSNNTHVQNFTQLMPGRSGGQYFSQIYPSINISNLNQQSSPSSAISSCGSSDMNLQAIDLLASSRFSAHEPSNSHDTLGIYNKEIRHNSFGLQQMHQSRTNHHDHSLLSCGPNSKISSFENEITEVKRPGSLIEPKATQAAAPKKSRLESRTPCPPLKVRKEKLGDRIATLQQLVAPFGKTDTASVLMEAIGYIKFLQNQVETLSVPYMKSSRNNKPSKAMLQRGVIEINGSNGDHERKRDLRSRGLCLVPLSCMSYVTAGTDAANATAGVSGSVNWPSPNYGHGGT
- the LOC133740032 gene encoding cyclin-T1-3; the protein is MSMARPVPENPSEQGIAKASTSMCIPQEAQCPVRKWYFTKQEIEDSPSRRDGISTKKESHLRSLYCSFLQDIGMKLKVPQLTISSAMMLCHQFYMRQSHAKNGWQTVATASIFLACKAEDTPRYLNDVVVVAYEMVHKFDSSALHRIRQKEFLNKQKELILVAERLLLSTIGFDLDIQLPYKILVAALKRLDLLPDLAKAAWSFVNDWLRTSLCLQYKPHYIAAGSVALAANFQKVKLPKEKGKVWWLEFDVTPKQLDEVIQRMHSMFKPLPAKTGKAVQPEILSRKPIDSSPQSCISSEAMVDQHSRHGATVDDRGLGGESVMSTCRQNLGGENNLTGKDALPCQTNNRSIVKDSGGEIKPIRGELDDQSTRCKILDVPKSCGKIDINRIRELKRRRCDKGVNKKLAGSITDELDPEAWIESELENGVELEDASAAKKQRKA